The proteins below are encoded in one region of Paraburkholderia phenazinium:
- a CDS encoding benzoate/H(+) symporter BenE family transporter, with protein MSSPSSPELSPPTSRPTRLRPFADTSLSTLVAGFVAMMTGYTSSLVLMFQAGQAAHLSDAQISSWIWALSIGMALCTIGLSLRFRAPIVIAWSTPGAALLVSSLPNVAYPQAIGAFIVCALLLTVVGLTGWFDTLMKKIPAGIASALLAGILFEIGIEIFRAAQFQTALVLAMFFTYLALKRLAPRYAIVTTLVVGTAVAGSLGLLDFSHFHVALAQPVLTMPAFSAAAIISIGIPLFVVAMASQNVPGIAVLRADGYTTPSAPLIATTGIASLLLAPFGSHGINLAAITAAICTGPESHEDRNKRYTAAVWAGVFYLIAGIFGATIAALFASLPKALVVSVAALALFGSIMSGLANAMQDLKQREAALVTFMVTASGLTLLSIGSAFWGLVAGVLTQLVLNARRA; from the coding sequence ATGAGTTCGCCCTCCTCCCCCGAGCTGTCCCCTCCGACCTCACGGCCCACGCGCCTGCGGCCGTTCGCGGACACATCGCTATCGACGCTCGTGGCCGGCTTTGTCGCGATGATGACGGGCTATACCAGTTCGCTCGTACTGATGTTCCAGGCAGGTCAGGCGGCGCATCTCTCCGATGCGCAGATTTCCTCGTGGATCTGGGCGCTTTCGATCGGCATGGCGCTTTGCACGATCGGCCTGTCGCTGCGCTTTCGCGCGCCGATCGTGATTGCATGGTCGACGCCAGGGGCCGCGCTACTGGTGTCGTCGCTGCCGAACGTGGCATATCCACAGGCGATCGGCGCGTTTATCGTCTGCGCGCTGTTGCTCACGGTGGTGGGTTTGACCGGCTGGTTCGACACGCTGATGAAAAAGATTCCGGCCGGAATCGCCTCGGCGCTGCTGGCCGGCATCCTGTTCGAGATCGGCATCGAAATTTTCCGAGCCGCGCAATTCCAGACCGCGCTGGTGCTGGCGATGTTTTTCACCTACCTCGCCCTCAAGCGCCTCGCGCCCCGCTATGCGATCGTGACGACGCTGGTGGTAGGGACCGCCGTGGCCGGCAGCCTCGGCCTGCTCGACTTCAGCCACTTTCATGTGGCGCTCGCGCAGCCCGTACTGACCATGCCGGCGTTCTCGGCTGCGGCGATCATCAGCATCGGCATTCCGCTGTTCGTCGTCGCCATGGCCTCGCAGAACGTGCCGGGGATTGCCGTCTTGCGCGCCGACGGCTATACGACGCCGTCAGCGCCGTTGATCGCCACCACCGGCATCGCTTCGTTGCTGCTCGCGCCGTTCGGCTCGCACGGCATCAATCTTGCGGCCATTACGGCAGCCATCTGTACCGGCCCAGAGTCCCACGAGGATCGTAACAAGCGTTACACCGCCGCCGTCTGGGCGGGCGTCTTTTATCTGATCGCCGGCATCTTTGGCGCGACAATTGCTGCACTGTTCGCTTCGCTGCCCAAGGCGCTGGTGGTTTCGGTAGCGGCGCTGGCCCTGTTCGGCTCGATCATGAGCGGACTCGCCAACGCCATGCAGGATCTCAAACAGCGCGAGGCCGCGCTCGTCACTTTTATGGTGACCGCCTCCGGCCTGACCCTGCTGTCGATCGGCTCGGCATTTTGGGGCCTGGTGGCAGGCGTGCTCACGCAACTCGTGCTGAATGCGAGGCGGGCCTGA
- the tal gene encoding transaldolase — MTTALDQLKQFTTVVADTGDFQQLAQYKPQDATTNPSLILKAVQKADYRPLLEKTVRDHASKPVGAIIDNLLIAFGTEILKIIPGRVSTEVDARLSFDVKASIEKGHELIKLYEAAGIGRERILIKLASTWEGVRAAEQLQKEGIHCNMTLLFSLAQAAACAEAGAQLISPFVGRIYDWYKKNAGSAWDEAKDGGANDPGVQSVRRIYAYYKKFGYKTEVMGASFRTPGQVLELAGCDLLTISPDLLQKLQDSTDKVERKLSPELGQSGNIERVPVDESSFRFLVNDEAMATEKLAEGIRAFAADAVKLEKLIEELR, encoded by the coding sequence ATGACTACCGCACTCGATCAACTCAAGCAATTCACGACCGTCGTCGCCGACACCGGTGACTTCCAGCAACTCGCCCAGTACAAACCGCAGGACGCGACCACCAACCCGTCGCTGATCCTCAAGGCCGTGCAGAAGGCCGACTACCGTCCGCTGCTGGAAAAAACCGTGCGCGATCACGCGTCGAAACCGGTGGGCGCGATCATCGACAATCTGCTGATCGCCTTCGGCACCGAAATCCTCAAGATCATCCCGGGCCGCGTTTCGACCGAGGTCGATGCGCGTCTGTCGTTCGACGTCAAGGCGTCGATCGAGAAGGGTCATGAACTGATCAAGCTGTACGAAGCCGCCGGCATCGGCCGCGAGCGGATCCTGATCAAGCTCGCGTCCACGTGGGAAGGCGTCCGCGCCGCGGAGCAACTGCAAAAGGAAGGCATCCACTGCAACATGACGCTGCTGTTCTCGCTCGCCCAGGCCGCTGCCTGCGCCGAAGCGGGCGCGCAACTGATCTCGCCGTTCGTCGGCCGGATCTACGACTGGTACAAGAAGAACGCCGGCAGCGCATGGGATGAAGCGAAAGACGGCGGCGCGAACGATCCGGGCGTGCAATCGGTGCGGCGCATCTATGCGTACTACAAGAAGTTCGGCTACAAGACCGAGGTGATGGGCGCGAGCTTCCGCACACCGGGTCAGGTCCTCGAACTGGCCGGCTGCGATCTGCTGACCATCAGCCCGGATCTGCTGCAGAAGCTGCAGGACAGCACGGACAAGGTGGAGCGCAAACTGTCGCCGGAACTGGGCCAGAGCGGGAACATCGAACGCGTGCCGGTCGACGAATCGTCCTTCCGTTTCCTCGTCAACGACGAAGCCATGGCTACCGAAAAGCTCGCCGAAGGCATCCGCGCGTTCGCCGCCGATGCGGTCAAGCTGGAAAAGCTGATCGAAGAACTTCGCTAA
- a CDS encoding VOC family protein has protein sequence MEIQPYVFFEGRCEEALSFYTDKLGAELQFKMHYKDAPPNPDQTPNPKFADMVMHASVKFGSTILMMSDDCMSESVTHTGFRLTLTGNDLAHAEKLYNALAEGGKVDMPWQATFWTKGFGMLTDKFGIGWMVMAPEQPN, from the coding sequence ATGGAAATCCAGCCTTACGTATTTTTTGAAGGCCGGTGTGAAGAAGCGCTGAGCTTCTACACCGACAAGCTAGGCGCCGAGTTGCAGTTCAAGATGCACTACAAGGACGCGCCGCCCAATCCCGACCAGACGCCCAATCCGAAATTCGCCGACATGGTCATGCATGCCTCGGTCAAGTTCGGCTCGACCATCCTCATGATGTCCGACGACTGTATGAGCGAAAGCGTCACTCATACCGGTTTCAGGCTGACTCTGACTGGCAACGACCTCGCCCACGCCGAGAAGCTGTACAACGCCCTGGCCGAAGGCGGCAAGGTCGACATGCCGTGGCAGGCCACCTTCTGGACCAAAGGCTTCGGCATGCTGACCGACAAGTTTGGGATCGGCTGGATGGTGATGGCCCCCGAACAACCCAACTGA
- a CDS encoding FUSC family protein has protein sequence MSSADSDSERDPMMPRRSSASRILRVITSPYYRYRHAKLLHSVRVGLAMMVSILASTGINIPHGIWSSVTLLVVIGGLQHHGNIRKKATERAAGTMLGATIGLVLILQQNLLGSLWLTYVLMSVVAGICAWYAIGKGGYVGLLTAITMCIVAGHGDNQIDTGLWRTLNVLIGIAIALAFSFALPLHATYSWRYRLAENLRGCARTYTHLVNGAPFDADEEIKTFLELNARLVQLRPLMPWVAKETGVPQAKLEEIQRVHRSMLSALEMMATGALAHADIAARAAFSRQCSAEARTVRAMLLAMARGLRFGGAARFLAPQVVLARVPGGALPEHLAPELQGPYWLGERMIEQVDRLRALLLETEPNWNIERHGTAARVAAAKPG, from the coding sequence ATGTCCTCTGCCGATTCTGATTCCGAACGCGATCCCATGATGCCGCGCCGCTCGAGCGCGAGCCGCATCCTCAGGGTTATCACCTCGCCGTATTACCGTTACCGGCACGCCAAGCTGCTACATAGCGTGCGAGTGGGCCTTGCGATGATGGTGTCGATTCTCGCCTCCACCGGCATCAATATTCCGCATGGGATCTGGTCGTCGGTGACGCTGCTGGTGGTGATCGGCGGCTTGCAGCATCACGGCAACATTCGTAAAAAGGCCACCGAGCGGGCGGCCGGCACGATGCTTGGCGCGACCATTGGGCTCGTGCTGATCCTGCAGCAGAACCTGCTCGGCTCGCTGTGGCTGACCTACGTGCTGATGTCCGTCGTGGCGGGGATCTGTGCGTGGTACGCCATTGGCAAGGGAGGGTATGTCGGACTGCTGACGGCGATTACGATGTGCATCGTCGCGGGCCATGGCGACAATCAGATCGACACGGGCCTATGGCGCACGCTGAACGTGCTGATCGGTATTGCGATTGCGCTGGCGTTCTCGTTTGCGCTGCCGTTGCATGCGACTTACTCATGGCGTTACCGGCTCGCGGAAAATCTGCGTGGCTGCGCCCGGACGTACACCCACCTTGTGAACGGTGCGCCGTTTGACGCAGACGAAGAGATCAAGACGTTTCTGGAGTTGAACGCGCGGCTGGTGCAGCTTCGTCCGTTGATGCCTTGGGTAGCCAAGGAAACCGGCGTGCCGCAGGCGAAACTGGAAGAGATCCAGCGTGTTCACCGCTCGATGCTGAGTGCGCTGGAAATGATGGCGACCGGCGCGCTGGCGCACGCGGACATCGCCGCGCGTGCGGCGTTCTCCCGGCAATGCAGTGCCGAGGCGCGCACGGTGCGCGCCATGCTGCTGGCGATGGCGCGCGGCCTGCGTTTCGGCGGTGCGGCGCGCTTTCTGGCGCCTCAGGTGGTGCTGGCCCGTGTGCCGGGCGGTGCGCTGCCTGAGCACCTCGCTCCGGAACTGCAGGGGCCATACTGGCTCGGCGAGCGGATGATCGAGCAGGTCGACCGCTTGCGGGCCTTGCTGCTCGAAACCGAGCCTAACTGGAATATCGAGCGGCACGGCACGGCCGCCCGTGTCGCCGCGGCGAAGCCAGGCTGA